One segment of Argiope bruennichi chromosome 11, qqArgBrue1.1, whole genome shotgun sequence DNA contains the following:
- the LOC129957096 gene encoding uncharacterized histidine-rich protein DDB_G0274557-like has protein sequence MQCQVVLILSLLVLGAMGSSYHPYHPYYHLDHHHHHHPHHKHHHHYVDHPFYHYLKHHHHHHHKGYPYYYDYYHHKHHHDLHYHPYGKYYHYHHHH, from the exons ATGCAGTGTCAAGTG GTGTTGATTCTATCTCTGCTGGTACTTGGTGCCATGGGATCGTCATACCACCCTTACCATCCCTACTATCATCTTGATCACCATCACCACCATCATCCTCACCACAAGCACCACCACCACTACGTGGATCACCCATTTTATCATTATCTGAAGCATCACCATCACCACCACCACAAAGGATATCCCTACTACTATGACTACTACCACCACAAGCACCACCACGATCTCCATTACCATCCTTATGGTAAATACTACCATTATCACCACCACCATTAA